ATCGGAGTCCTCCAGCCAACATGTTTCATTCGTCTGCGCGCCTTTATACGATCGTAGGGAAACGCAAAAGGCACAAATACCATTTTGGACGGACTTTCACCGTATTGTAAACGCAAGAGCGCGTCCGGGTCAACCGCATATCTGAGCACGTTGTACCAGGTCGGAACAGGCGAAGTTAGTGATGGGTTGGAGATTTCGATCTTATCCGGAAGGCGCAGATATACAAGCGTTGCCGAATCTGTTCGGATTAAAATGTCCTCAAGCCCCTTACGCTGGCGCCTTTCCACCTCTGTAATAGGAAGCGGCAAGGCATCTAGCACTCCTGACTCAAACTCAAACAGAGCCTCATCTAAATTTGCATAATAGCGGAAAGTCAGCTCCTCCAAATAGGGCTTACCCCAAAGGTAATCCGAGTTCGCCGTCAATCGCACCTCTGTCCTACCGAACGATTCCAACCGAAACTGCCCCGTACCAATCGGCTGCGTATCCCCAGGCGTGGTCACCCACGCTGTGGGCGAAGTCAGTTTTTCCGAAAAGTTTGGATCGCCGGCCCGCAGCGTAACCTGGAGGCGGGAATCGTCAAGGACACGAATCCCTTCAATCTGTGTCGCCGTCCCGCTTCGATGAACTTCGGCTCCCCGAATCTGAAGTAGGGGGTGCGGAGAAACCAGCCACACCCCCTGTCGCACAAACCGCTCCCAAGCCAATTTTACATCGGTCGCCGTCACCCGCTTGCCGTTATGAAACGTCATCCCTTGCGCGATTACAAATGTCCAGATCCGGTGATCCTCGGAATGGATCCAACCCTGAGCAATTGCGGGGCTAATCCGTCCGAAGCGGTCCCGTTTCACCAAACCTTCGTACAGATTTGATGCAACATGTAACTCCGCAAAATTGAGATAGTTGACCGTATCAAGCGTTGTTACTGGTTGAAAAATTGCCCCCAGCAGTGTCCCACCAAATCTTGGAGGCGACGCGGATTCAGCCGCAGTAGTTATCCAAGAAAAAAACGCTATAGCAAAAAGAGGGAATAGAAAAACTTTTCGGTTCATGTCAAGTGAACACACGAAACGCAAACAGCGTGAAACATGAAATTGATTCATTATAGTGAATCCTAAGTATTTGGTAGGCGCTGTTTCCAACTGCGCCGGTAGGTGCGGTTAAAAACCGCACCTACCGGGGTCATAGCCCGGATTTTTTTATCCCCGGTAGTCGATGTTTCCTAACCTCGCCGATTGGCAATGTCTAATTAATTCTAAAATCTACCATAGTTCATTGGTGCCCGATCTATGATATGTGCAGGTTACGGCATACGGAGTATGCCTATACTAGCACCCATCTTGTTATGATGCTTCCGACATTTCATCTAGACTCTTTAGCAAAGCATCCATTTCAATCTGCAAGTCTCGCAAAGCTCTGGAAACATCATCACTCTCAAGACGGGCATTACTTATTTCCGTCGTCCGGATCCGGACGATTTTGGCATGGGTGTTGTCAAGCGACACACGAATTGTCATTAACCGGGCGTCAATCTGTTCCCTTAATTCCTCAAGCTGTCCATGATTTTCAATGCGTTCTTCAAGCGTCTGTAATGCCTCCTCATATTGAGCATACACCGCAGCGTTCGGCGATTCTGCTAACTTTCTCGTAATTTCTGTCTTTTCAATGTGCAGCACTTGCATAGTCGTCGTTTCTAAGTAATCATCAATCTGTTGCAAGCGGTGACTCAGATCAGCAGCTTTCGCAAAAACATTATCGATATGCTCGATCGAACCCTCCAGCAACGATTTAACACTATCGTCGGCAGAATGAATTTGCTCAAAAATTTGGTTGCGGCTGTCACGAATTCGTGAGACAGGACCAATATATTTCGCTTTGAGTTTGAAGGGATAGTCCTGCCACGGCTCAAGTACCTCCTGTTGGAACGCTTCCTCCGGCTTGAAGATGTCTCGATAGGCGATCACCTGAACACAGACGGCAAGCGGAACGGTGATAAACAGCCCAAAGCCAAACCCTAAAACACCGAGAAATGAAACAAGGGGCACAACCAATCCATATAGCCAGAATCGCGCGCAGTTCTTCCATGTAAACACAGCTTTGAACGCAGTACCAAAGGAAGAGCCAACCCCCTTCCTCTCATCAATTAACAATGGAAATGCCAACATCGAAATCGCCCAGAGCAGTGGCGTTACCAAGATCCCAATCGCCGTTGTACAGAGGACGATAAATGCGATTAGG
The DNA window shown above is from Candidatus Poribacteria bacterium and carries:
- a CDS encoding ABC transporter substrate-binding protein; the protein is MNQFHVSRCLRFVCSLDMNRKVFLFPLFAIAFFSWITTAAESASPPRFGGTLLGAIFQPVTTLDTVNYLNFAELHVASNLYEGLVKRDRFGRISPAIAQGWIHSEDHRIWTFVIAQGMTFHNGKRVTATDVKLAWERFVRQGVWLVSPHPLLQIRGAEVHRSGTATQIEGIRVLDDSRLQVTLRAGDPNFSEKLTSPTAWVTTPGDTQPIGTGQFRLESFGRTEVRLTANSDYLWGKPYLEELTFRYYANLDEALFEFESGVLDALPLPITEVERRQRKGLEDILIRTDSATLVYLRLPDKIEISNPSLTSPVPTWYNVLRYAVDPDALLRLQYGESPSKMVFVPFAFPYDRIKARRRMKHVGWRTPIDLVYAQLPDNTGNAIATWLKRDSLSQIGLQVEIKAADMDTLQRASKADSPSLALLSMPIAPDSDVSALELGQSNYFIPLYLLPSSFLCQPKVRGMEIGSGGILVFGGTWLAE